Sequence from the Acidobacteriota bacterium genome:
TCCGCACAATCTGGGCGCCATCGTTCGCAGTGTCGATGCCGCCGGCGCCGACGGCATCATTCGTCAGACCCGCCACGCCGCTCGTCTGGACGGCGCGGCCGCGAAAGCGTCGGCCGGTGCGGTGGCGCACGTGAAGGTCGCCGAGGTCGTCAACATCTCCCGCGCGATAGGGGAGCTCAAGGACGCTGGCGTGTGGACCATTGGTCTCGACGCGGACGCGAGCGAGACGCACGACCAGATCGATCTGACGCTTCCCACCGCCATCGTACTGGGTGCGGAGGGGCAGGGATTGCGCCGGCTCGTGCGCGAGTCGTGCGACCGCCTGGTCTCCATCCCGATGCGGGGCCACGTCTCGAGCCTCAACGTCTCGGTAGCCGCCGCGGTCGTGCTGTTCGAGGCCGTGCGGCAGCGATCGAAGCGACGCTGACCCC
This genomic interval carries:
- the rlmB gene encoding 23S rRNA (guanosine(2251)-2'-O)-methyltransferase RlmB, with the protein product MLIYGLNPVLEALRAGRVIAVRMSSSDRERLRAVRQLAESAGVAVRSAEAAELDRAARGGVHQGVVAELRDAEQYTPQELVASAKGAPLLVVLDGIEDPHNLGAIVRSVDAAGADGIIRQTRHAARLDGAAAKASAGAVAHVKVAEVVNISRAIGELKDAGVWTIGLDADASETHDQIDLTLPTAIVLGAEGQGLRRLVRESCDRLVSIPMRGHVSSLNVSVAAAVVLFEAVRQRSKRR